In Bubalus bubalis isolate 160015118507 breed Murrah chromosome 20, NDDB_SH_1, whole genome shotgun sequence, the sequence GGTTGTGGAGGGGATTAAGTGAGATTATGCCTGGGCAGTGCTTGGCATCATTCCTGGCACCTAAAAGGATGATGATGTCATCAACTGGCAAGGAAGCTAGCCAAGAATGGAAGACAAGCTCACTTGGGGATGTGCTTAGTGACAGCAAGGTCTCCATGTAGGCTCAAGTTTCAAATTTAGGAGTCATTGGCACAGAGTGAGAGATGAAGCCACAACAGAAGCCCTTTGCTGGGGGACAGAGAAAGCAGGACAGAGAGGGAAAACCCTGTGAAACATGTACGTGCATGACTGTGCAGGTCTGAACACTGCTTCCTTTGcatgacactgaagctgaagtctTGGCCTCCTCCCAGAGTAGAGAGCCATTCTTGTCCCTCTGTTGCCTCACTATGACAGCTATTGTCCCCTATCCCAGTCCTCTCATGACGCATGATGAGGAAATGGTGAGAATGGATTAGTGCAGACCCATTACTGCTCAAAGCTTATGCTCTGTGGAAAGCCAAGCTTGGTatccacagcacagcacacagccttCAGTTGGAAATTGTcaaaatggacagaagagtcgAGACATTCATTCACTCTTCCAGCAAAGATGCACCCACGTTTCTGCAGAACAGGCCTGCCTTGTATTGTTAATggttatataatgataaagatgACTATCACACAATCCCTGCCCTCAGGAGGAGAGACTCATAAACAAATCGTTAAATGCCATATTCCATGTGTAGTAGAGAACTCAGAGTGCCATGAGACCACTGACCCGTGCTTGGGTAGGAAAGCGCCTGTCTGGCCACGTCCAGCAGCAGCTGACACCACCGCTGACACGTCATGAATTTAGCAATCAGGGTGAGGAACGGAGGCTTGCTCCCTGCTCTCTCTGACCACCCCTCTTTGGCAAGTGCTCTTAATACCATTAAGTGTTATCCACCCTCCTGTAATCTTAGCATTAATGTGCCCACGGTAATGCTCTTGAGTCACGCTCTTGCCTCATATGCTCTTGCCTCACTGCTGTCTCATGTTCCTTCAGTGGCAGCTTTTCCCACCTTCAGCCTACTCTCTGGGGTGGTCCTGTGTCACCTCCACCTACAATTCACTGTCAGCTGTGCTCACTCCCCACCCTTGTTCCTTGTCCTGTGCAGACCTGCCACTCCAGGGAAGTGCATGGCTCTCCTTTGggcttctctcctccccttcctgggcTGCATCCAGGGATGTATCCCCCCCAAGCCTGGAAAGGCTTTGTGCCAAAGAAGGACCCTAAACTAAAATCTATAAGCAATTAAACGCTTATTATAAATAAGTATCTAAACTAAaaattctaaacattttaaaatgaaagtggtATTTTTGAAGAACTATTAGAAATATCTCTATTTTTTGACTCAGTCATTTTACCTCTTGGAATCTGTCTCAAGGGGGAAAAACAGAAATTGATCTACAGAGATGTCCATCACAGCATTAATTACAATAGGGGAAAAAATTAGAAACCAAGCAAATGTCTGAAAATAACCTCTGCTGaagtttaaaaaagtatatgAACCAATAACAATACAGTGggttcatatatttttttaactttaatgctGTGATGGACATCTCTGTAGATCAATTTCTGTTTTCCCACCTTGAGACAGATTCTAAGAGGTATAGCAAtaccagtcttccctggtggctcagatggtaaagaatttgcctgcaatgcaggagccacgggagacctgggttcgatcgctgggttgggaagatctggagaagggaatggcaacccactccagtattcttgcctgtagaattccatggacagaggagcctggcaggccacagttcatgaggtctcaaagagtcagacatgactgagtgactcacttcacttcataacAATACCAAAAAAATGGGAGAGGGAGATTTAAATGCTTTTCTTTATAGAAGAATGCCAGCTAATACATATGGAAAAAATGATACTGTTAGAATATAACCATTTTGGTACcaccatggagaagagaatggctacccactccagtattcttgcctggagaataccatggacagaggagcctggtgggctacagtccatggggtcgcaaagagttggacacaactgattgtgTGTTGGACACACAATCAAGGTTGAGCATAGCATTAATTCAGGCAAAGATGATCAGGAATGCTAAAATTACTTGGTGAAAGATTTTTAGGGAGCAATATATTTCATGCTAGTTATTTAATGACaagaaaaatcataaagacaGCATTCTACCTTCTTTTAAGAATTTCTCCATTAGGCATAGATTCTCACTTTTCTAGCCTTTGTTACAGCCTCCTTGACTTCCTAGCTGTATCTATAAATACTTTCCTTAATGAGCTTCCAAGACAGTACAACCACACAGAAGGGGAAATCCAAGCAGCAGAGCCCTTTGCCTAAGAATCTGATGGTCTTAATCTTTACCACAGGAGGGAAAAAATTTCAGCTATTTGGTTTGAAGATAGAGATTTATGGCCAGGAGGGAAGTGAGACAAGTCAGGCTactgagttttgccaagggaCCTGCCTCTGCCACCTTGCTGGCTAGGGCAGGGAAACCCAAAACCTGCAAGACCCTCTGTTGGCCCTAGGAGAGCTTGTCTGAGAAAGCAGACAAGCTCTCACCTTTGTGCGAAGCCTTAGGGAGAGGAGCTCaggaaggtggggaggaaggtCGGACGGGTCGCCAACCTGGTGTCCCAGACAGCTCCTGCCTGCCAAGTGTATGATTTCCCTGAGTCGAGAGCGCTAAGCCTAGGAATCCATGGCCCACAGGAGATTTCTGCCCTTTCTACAGTGATGAGGTGCCTGGGGATCCCCACCCGAGTGATCACCAACTTCAACTCTGGCCACGACACAGACGGAAACCTGATCATTGATGAGTATTATGACAACACAGGCAGGATTTTGGAGAATAAAAAGAAGGACAGTGTCTGGTGAGAGACATCTCTTTCTGGGGCAAACCACATGAGCCTGCTACCCTCCCATGCACCACCCCCATTTCACCAGCCCTGAGGCTTGGTATCCCCAACCCTAAGGCTGAGAAGCAGCTAAACACAAATACAACCATCTTCTGAGTTTAATATATCACATCACAGGAGCTCTCTGCCCTGagggagttttcctctttttcacctCCTTCATTTAATACTCAACCTGTGGCTCTGATCACAGATGGCCTGAAGTCTCACCTTTGGACACAAAGGTGAGCCCGTGACCACCTCTGTGAGTGGACAGCAGACACAAGAAAGGGCTACGAGAGTCTTCTGAGGGAGAGTGAAGGGTTTCCATTGGCTCTGGAACCTTCACTCTTTACAAAGAGAGGAAAGCTCCTTTCTGGGCAAGCTAAGGCTCACAGGAGGAAGGGTGGTCACCTGCCTCCCACAGAGGTGCACAGGCCTGCAGCACCCTGACTTTCTATCTAGCTGTCCATCACTCATCGTCCCCTGCCTTACTCCAGAAAGAACTCGAGCACCACCAACTCTCCCTCAGCTTCACCTGACACCCACTCCTCTGGCTTCTGCCTCAGGAATTTCCACGTCTGGAATGAATGCTGGATGGCACGGAACGACCTCCCACCTGGATTCGGAGGCTGGCAGGTGCTGGACGCTACACCTCAGGAGACAAGCAATGGTGAGACTCTCAGGAGGACAGGCAGAGCCCAGTGCCACAGaaacagcccccacccccacccagccctgcagCCACAGCCCACCGAGGCCCCTCTGTTCCCCGTCAGGCCTCTACTGCTGCGGCCCTGCCTCCGTCAGAGCCATCAAAGAAGGAGAGGTGGATCTGAACTACGACACAGCCTTTGCCTTTTCCATGGTGAATGCTGACTGTATGGCCTGGCTGGTCTTTGGAGGGAAGGAGCAGAAACTTCACCAGGACACCAGTACTGTTGGTAATTTTATTAGCACCAAGAGCATCCAGAGTGATGGGCGGGATGACATCACGGAAAACTACAAGTATGCAGAAGGTATGACCAAGCCAGGCCCCTGCAGAATCCAAGTCCTGGCACCTTCCCCAAGACCCCAGGGAACCTCTCTGCCAGCTGGGACAGTCCTCTGCAGTAGGGGAGCCGGAACCCAGGCCCACTGTCTCCTCAGCCCTTCAGGTTTAAGGGCCTAGTTGGGGGTCCCCATTGCCTCATTGCGCTTCCTcatgtccctccccaccccactccccacaggCAGTGAGCACCCTCTGCAAGATATTCACGTGGATTGCAGGGCCATCGACAGCCATCATATAGCAATAGTATATGACCTCCTTGCCCATGCTTTCCTGAAAAATCAAACTGAAGAGGGCAGGAGATTGAGTAAACTCTTTCCtactaattaattttattaatttcatataaCTTATTGTTTGATTCGTGTTTTATTGGGTGTTTGGAGGACAGGTCAGACCACAGCTAGCACCGCAGCTGATCTAAGGCCAAATGTTCACTCCCACACCCACACCGTGCGGAGGATGGTTCTGAGAAATGGGATCCCTGGCAGGGTCTTCTGACCCAAGCCAGTGGGGCAAGGGGCATCTATGTCAGTCAGCTGTGGACTGATTCCTGGAAACTGAGACCAACCACCAGTTTCAACTACTAGGGAGCCAAGCAAAAATATGCAATCTAAGAGGGCAAGAAGCAGGGAGAGGGGCAGGATCTGAGCAGGAGCAAATCAGGACTGTGTGGGCTGGTGGCGGGAGCACCTGAGATTCCTGGAAGTGCCATTAAGTGCGTGTTTGTGTTTGTCTATGTGGGCCTTTAGGGCCAACACAGAGAAGGCCCAGAGTCCAAGCCTAAGAGACAGCATTGAACACATCCAGGGTAATGGCAATCCATCCCTCCACCTCAATTCTCTCTGCGGCTATCTTCACTGGGGATCACTTCAAGGACAAGTGGTTTATCAGTGAGGAGATTTAAAAGCTacaggagggaaggagaatgAGCAAGTGAGATGAGGAAGGGGAGCAAGCCAATACTGGGAGCCTTGTCAGGCCTGTTAGCACTGTGGGTGGGTGGCTGGGGCTCAGTCTACTGGGGTCCCTGTCAGTGAGGTGGCTGAGAAAATGTAGGATGAAGAATGCTGTGGTCTCACTGTGGCCAAATCATTTGTTgttaatctgaaattcaaattaaactgccctgtatttttatttgctaaatttggCAATCCTATCAGAGATTTAGTATAAAGTGTAGAACAATACTGCAGATTTATCCCACCCAGGAGGCAAGGGGCCTAGGCTATTTATCCACCAACTCTTTTTGGTCAGGGGTTGAGGGCTGCTCTTGGGGGGGTAAATTTCCTAGCGCTTTCAGTCTGCTCCATGCATGAGGTGAGTCAGCTCTGGTGGCAGAGAAAGCCTCAGACGGAGAGTCTCAGGTGGTGGAATTTGAAATGAGGGCACTGGTGCTGTGCTCTGCCCTCCCAGGTTCTCTCCAGGAGAGGCAGGTGTTTCTGAAGGCTCTTCAGAAGCTGAAGGCTGGAAGGTCCCCAGGCTCCCTCCGAGCAGAATCGCAACCTAGGTCCGTGCCACTGAGTGACAGTCCACGGAGCCTGGCTACTCCTTCTCTCCAGCCCAGTGATGTTGTCCAGGTCTCCCTGAAATTCCAGCTGCTTGACTCGCCTGACATGGGCCAGGACATAAGGTTTGTCCTGCTGGCCCTCAACATGTCGCCCCAGTTCAAGGACCTCAGAGTGAACCTGAGTGCCCAGTCTCTGCTGCATGACGGCAGCCCCCTGCTCCCATTCTGGCAGGACACAGCCTACATCACACTCTGTCCTGAAGAAGGTATGGGCTCTGGGTATGGGCATGAACACAGAGTAGCTTATGGAAATGCCATAAGGGGGGTCAAGCCAGCCAAGGGTTTGAGGGCAGATCCCTGTGAGAATTGTCTTTCTAGTGTCTCCTCCAGCACATagtcctcctccttccttccttccctcttcctccctctcctctacTCGTTTCTTTCCTTTaacctcttccttttcctcaatCCTTCCTTTATTACCTCAAGGAATATGGGCTGGGTTAGTGAGGAAAGCCTGAGATTTGAAGTCCTCCAGACCTctgaggaggcaatggcaccccactccagtactcttgcctgcaaaaaatcccatggacagaggagcctggtaggctgtagtccatggcatcgcgaagagtcggacacgactgagcgatttcactttcacttttcactttcatgcattggagaaggaaatggcaacccacttcagtgttcttgcctggagaatcccagggatgggggagcctggtaggctgccgtctatggggtcgcacagagtcagacacgactgaagtgacttagcagcagcagaccttggTTAGAGCCTCAGTGCACCCACATACTAGTAGAATAACCCTGGGTAAGCCATTTCACCTCTCAGCCCCTCCAACAGAAAACTGAGTACCTGCTTCATTGGGGGCTCAGTAAGGTCAGCCTCTCCTCTGCATAGTAGGGTCCCAGATCCACCCAGGCCCAGCTGATTTCTCTAGCGAGTCTCACCTCATTCTGTGTTCTCTCCCTAGCAAAGACCTATCCCTGCAAAATCACCTATTCCCAGTACAGCCAGTACCTGTCCACAGACAAGCTGATCCGCATCAGTGCCCTGGGTGAAGAGAAGAACAGTCCTGAAAAGATCCTGGTGAAGAAGATCATCACCTTAGCCTATCCCAGCATCGTGATTAATGTAGGCAAGAGCCCTGCATGTGGTCTGGGGGCTCCTTGGGACTGACTGAGGGTGGGGGATAGAGACCACTGAGAGCTTGCTCAGGAGAGCAGCCCCTCCTTCCCCCTGCCTCTTCTGGTGCCTCCAGGAACCTCCCCACCAGGAGCAGGTTTATCAGAAAACACTGGATGAGGTCTCCATCCTTTTGTACCCTGAGAGGTCTTATGGGTGCATCTTGAGCAACTGCCATGGGGAGGTTGGGGAAAGACGCCTCTGTTGTGTCTCCTCCTGCTGTTGGCCTTCCCCAGGGTCAACATGAGGAAACTTGGGCTCAAATGGGAGGATCCTGAGTTGGGGAAGAGCGCTGCCTGAACAAAGGTCAGCTCAGGTTTGATGTGCTATTTCCTGGCTGTGGATCCTTAGACAAGCCCTGGGCTTCTGCATCTTGAACTGTCAATGATGGGCTTAGACTAGATGGCCTCCGAGGACTCCTCTTTCTCTGACATTCTGGTGGGGAGACTTCACAGGGCTCTTCCTGCCAGTGCTGTTTCCCCATGGCCAAGCAGCCCCCTAGATCCTGCCAAGTGAGCCTGGGGTGCCCCCTGGTGGGGTGCGTCTGGCAAGCCCAGCCACTGGAGTCTATTTTAGGGAGGGTTTCCAAAGGTGCCTCCAAGTTTCCCTAGGCTACTTCCTTCTCTCTAAGCCCTGAATGATCCACTGGCCTTGACTCACACTGGTGTGAAAAGAAACTGAGCCAACGAAGATAAAAGGGTGAGAAGGGATGGAGTTAGACcgtgaaaagaaaaaacaaaaactgtcccCAAATGATCCTACCCACTCAAATTAttcctgggattcctttggagcTCTTGTTTATTTCACATTTCAATGAAATCCTTGCAGCAGAGGAAATATTACTGAAGACTCCCAAGTCATCAGACCTTTCCATACGATGGGTTGAGTAGAAATATTTTACACAAATGTCCATACATGTGTAAGTGAAGTAAAAGTTTCACATAACAATATCTTGCGTGATAAACACTGATATGctattctatttcattaaaaaaattaatttaattattttaattggaggctaattattttacaatattgtggtggtttttgccatacatcaccatgaatcagccacacgTGCAAAaatgccccccatcctgaacccccctcctacctccctccccatactatccctctgggttgtcccagagcaccggctttgagtgccctgcttcatgcatcgaacttgcactggtcttCTAGTTTACATAtgctaatatacatgtttcaatggtattctcccaaattatcccaccctcaccctctcccacatagtccaaaagtctgttctttacatccacctcattagaattgctGGGATGTGGGTCAttgaagatcttgctgtgatttatgtcagagtgttctgcctatgtttccctctaagagtatagtttctggtcttacatttagatctttaattcattttgagtttatctttgtgtatggtgttaaaaagtgttctagtttcatttttttacaggtggttgaccagttttcccagcaccactggtaaaagagattatcttttctccattgtatatttttgccctCTTTgccaaagataaagtgtccatagttgcatggatttatctctgggctattttgttccattgatttttatttctgtctttgtgccagtaccatactgtattgatgactgtagctttgcaatatagtctgaagtcaggaaagttgattcctccagttccattcttctttctggctattcaaggttttttgtgtttccatacaaatggtgaaattatttgtcctagtgctgtgaaaaataccactggtagcttaatagggattgctttgaatctatagattgctttgggtagtatactcattttcattatattgattcttccaatcaatgaacatgatatatttctccatttatttgtgtcatctttgatttctttcataagtgttttatagttttctgtatataggtcttttgtttctttaggtaaatttattcctaagtatttcattctttttgttgcaatggtgaatgggattgtttccttaatttctttctgttttttcattgttagtgtataggaatgcaagggatttctgtgtattaattttatatcctacaactttactatattcattgattagctccagcaattttctggtggtatctttagggttttctatgtagaggatcatgtcatctgcaaacagtgagagtttcacttcttcttttccaatctggattccttttatttgtttttcttctccaattgctgtggctaggacttccaaaactatgttgaatagtagtggtgagagtgggcacccttgtcttgttcctgattttagaggaaatgctttcaatgttttgccattgaggaaaatgtttgctgtgggtttgtcgtatatggcttttattatgttgcgGTATGTTCCTTCTacgcctgctttctggagggtttttatcataaatgggtgttgaattttgtcaaaggctttctctgcacctattgagataatcatatggtttttatctttcaatttgttaatatggtgtatcacattgatttgcatatattgaagaatccttgcatctctgggataaagcccacttggtcatgatgtatgatctttttaatatgttgttggattctgtttgctagaattttgttgaggatttttgcatctatgtttgtcagtgatattggcctatagttttcttttttggtggcatctttgtctggttttgatattagggagATGTCGGCctcttagaatgagtttgggagtttgccttcctcttctattttctggaagaggttgagtaggataggtgttagctcttctctaaatttttggtagaattcagctgtgaagccgtctggtcctgggcttttgtttgttggcatAGTTGTTATTACAGTGTCGATTTCCGTGCttctgatgggtctgttaagattgtctgtttcttcctggttcagtttttgaaggttatacttttataagaatttgtccatttcttccaagttgcccattttattggcatataactgctcatagtagtctcttatgatcttttgtatttctgtgttgtttgttgtgatttctccagtttcatttctaattttattgatttgattcttctcccttttttacttgatgagtctggctaacagtctgtctatttcatttatcatctcaaagaaccagcttttagttttgttgattttgttataatctcctttgtttctttttaatttatttctgttctgatttttatttctttccttttactaactttggggttcttctgttcttctttttttagttgctttaggtgtaaagttaggttgtttatttgatgcttctcttgtttcttgaggtaggcttgtatggCTATGAAcctccctcttagcactgcttttactgaatcccataagttttggattgttgtttttcattttcattttgattttatttttgatttcttccatgatctgttggttattcagaagcgtttgtttagcctccatatgtttgtgtttttagtaattttttttcctgtggttgacatctaatcttaccacattgtgatcagaaaagatgcttggaatgatttcaatttttaaaaatttaccaaggctagatttagggcccaggatgtgatctatcctggagaatgttctgtgtgcacttaagaaaaaggtgaaatctattgttttggggtgaaattcCCTGTAGATataaattaggtctaactggttcattgtatcatttaaagcttgtgtttccttgctaattttctgtttggttgatctattcATAGGAGttgggtattaaagtcccccactataattgtgttactgttaatttcccctttcatacttgttagcatttgccttatgtattgagatgctcctaggttgggtacatatataattgttatatcttcttcttggattgatcctttgatcattatgtagtgtccttctttgtctcttatcatggtctttatttcacattctattttatctgatatgagtattgctctcctgctttcttttggtccccgtttacatgaaatatcttttcccagcccttcagtttcagtctgcatgtgtccctaggtttgaggtgggtctcttgtagacagcatatataggggtcttgtttttgtatccattcggccagtctttgtctttgggttggagcatttaacccatttacagttaaggtaattattgataagtatgatcccattaccatttactttgttgttttggattcatttttataaaccttttctgtgtttcctatctagagatCTTTTAGCTTTTGTtcaagagctggtttggtggtgctgatctatttcatttttttaaaaatgttaatgacaATCCATTAAGTTGTCCATACTTGGAAAAACACAGGCCATGGAAATCTAGTTCTTTAGGAAGCAGATCTAGGGAATAGTGCCCTCCATAAATGTCTGATGAATTCTCCTCTCTGGATTTCCTTGTTCAGGTTTTAGGAGCAGCCGTTGTGAACCAGCCGCTCTCTATACAGGTGGTATTTTCAAACCCCCTCTCGGAGCAGGTTGAAGACTGTGTGCTGACTGTGGAAGGAAGTGGTCTCTTCAGGAGACAGCAGAGAGTCCTGTGAGTGCTGGCAGTGCCCACTCTCCCTCCCATCTTATCCCCGGGGTGGAACTGTCCTTTGTTCTAGACATAGGGCAAGGGGAAGTCTGGCTTCTGAGTAGAAAGGGGCTCTGAGGTTATCATAATCCCATGGTTTTCTGACAGTCTGTTTTCTCTGCTGCAGCATTGGAGTCCTCAAACCCCATCACAGAGCCAGTCTCACTCTGGAGACTATCCCCTTCAAGAGTGGCCAAAGGCAAATCCAAGCGAATCTGAGGAGCAACAAATTTAAGGACATCAAGGGTTACACGAACGTCTATATTGGGTTATAAATTCTGGGACAAGAAGCTGGATGTGTGGATGTTAGGCTTTAGGCAAAGAGCAAGTTCAAATGCGAGCTGTGCCTTTTCCCACCCAAACAGAgcagcagagaagaaaatggcaatggaTAGCCCCCTGGGCCATTTGCTTTGCTCCCCAGGGACTCTGCTCAGGGCCCAGGGATTCCACGGTGTCCTATCCAGAATTGTGAGACTGGCCATGCAGTCCAGAATTGCAGACTTGATTTAATGACCCCCAGATGTCCAGAAAAGAAGACTGGCTGAGCAGCTGTCCCTTTGTCATTGCAATGGCTACTTCCTTAGTACCAATAAACTTCAGCTCTCATTCTCATCTTTGTGCCCAGACACCCATCACTTCCCCCACAGCAGCTCCACCTGTCCTCTGGATGCTGGGAGTGAGTGTCCTCCTGTTTTACTACTTGAGCCCACTCActcattcaaaaaacatttaccaaggagtttgggatagacgtgtacacactgctatatttaaaatggataaccaacaaggtcctacatggagctctgctcagtgttctgtggcagCCTAGATGCGAGGGGTGTTtgaggggaaaatggatacatgtacatgtatggctgagttgcttcactgttcacctgaaactattacaacactgttaattggctataccctaatacaaaataaagagttcaaaaacagaaaaagagagagtaaaGAAACATTCACTGAGTGGTtggtatgtgccaggcactgttctaagtgtagaagtgcatgcatgctcagtcgctccgttgtgtcctactctttgtgactctatggactgtagaggATGAGGCAGCAAATAAAGCAACGTCCCTGCCCCCTGAAGCTTCCAtcgtgggggtggggagacaatcaatatgtcaataaaaaaagaaggc encodes:
- the TGM5 gene encoding protein-glutamine gamma-glutamyltransferase 5 isoform X1 — translated: MAEGLEVALTDLQSSWNNVQHHTDEISSNRLLVRRGQAFNITLYFRNRAFQPGLDNIIFVTETGPLPDLPKGTRAVFSLEGHPGPSPWIASLQTIGANSLEVSLCAPPMAAVGRYLLKVHIKSLQGPVTAYQLGEFILLFNPWCPEDAVYLESEPQRQEYVMNDYGFIYQGNKNWIRPCPWNYGQFEENIIDICLELLDKSLNFQIDPATDCALRGSPVYISRVVSAMINSNDDSGVLNGNWGENYSDGTNPAEWMGSVAILKQWHATGCQPVRYGQCWVFAAVTCTVMRCLGIPTRVITNFNSGHDTDGNLIIDEYYDNTGRILENKKKDSVWNFHVWNECWMARNDLPPGFGGWQVLDATPQETSNGLYCCGPASVRAIKEGEVDLNYDTAFAFSMVNADCMAWLVFGGKEQKLHQDTSTVGNFISTKSIQSDGRDDITENYKYAEGSLQERQVFLKALQKLKAGRSPGSLRAESQPRSVPLSDSPRSLATPSLQPSDVVQVSLKFQLLDSPDMGQDIRFVLLALNMSPQFKDLRVNLSAQSLLHDGSPLLPFWQDTAYITLCPEEAKTYPCKITYSQYSQYLSTDKLIRISALGEEKNSPEKILVKKIITLAYPSIVINVLGAAVVNQPLSIQVVFSNPLSEQVEDCVLTVEGSGLFRRQQRVLIGVLKPHHRASLTLETIPFKSGQRQIQANLRSNKFKDIKGYTNVYIGL
- the TGM5 gene encoding protein-glutamine gamma-glutamyltransferase 5 isoform X3, whose product is MAEGLEVALTDLQSSWNNVQHHTDEISSNRLLVRRGQAFNITLYFRNRAFQPGLDNIIFVTETGPLPDLPKGTRAVFSLEGHPGPSPWIASLQTIGANSLEVSLCAPPMAAVGRYLLKVHIKSLQGPVTAYQLGEFILLFNPWCPEDAVYLESEPQRQEYVMNDYGFIYQGNKNWIRPCPWNYGQFEENIIDICLELLDKSLNFQIDPATDCALRGSPVYISRVVSAMINSNDDSGVLNGNWGENYSDGTNPAEWMGSVAILKQWHATGCQPVRYGQCWVFAAVTCTVMRCLGIPTRVITNFNSGHDTDGNLIIDEYYDNTGRILENKKKDSVWNFHVWNECWMARNDLPPGFGGWQVLDATPQETSNGLYCCGPASVRAIKEGEVDLNYDTAFAFSMVNADCMAWLVFGGKEQKLHQDTSTVGNFISTKSIQSDGRDDITENYKYAEAKTYPCKITYSQYSQYLSTDKLIRISALGEEKNSPEKILVKKIITLAYPSIVINVLGAAVVNQPLSIQVVFSNPLSEQVEDCVLTVEGSGLFRRQQRVLIGVLKPHHRASLTLETIPFKSGQRQIQANLRSNKFKDIKGYTNVYIGL
- the TGM5 gene encoding protein-glutamine gamma-glutamyltransferase 5 isoform X2: MAEGLEVALTDLQSSWNNVQHHTDEISSNRLLVRRGQAFNITLYFRNRAFQPGLDNIIFVTETGPLPDLPKGTRAVFSLEGHPGPSPWIASLQTIGANSLEGPVTAYQLGEFILLFNPWCPEDAVYLESEPQRQEYVMNDYGFIYQGNKNWIRPCPWNYGQFEENIIDICLELLDKSLNFQIDPATDCALRGSPVYISRVVSAMINSNDDSGVLNGNWGENYSDGTNPAEWMGSVAILKQWHATGCQPVRYGQCWVFAAVTCTVMRCLGIPTRVITNFNSGHDTDGNLIIDEYYDNTGRILENKKKDSVWNFHVWNECWMARNDLPPGFGGWQVLDATPQETSNGLYCCGPASVRAIKEGEVDLNYDTAFAFSMVNADCMAWLVFGGKEQKLHQDTSTVGNFISTKSIQSDGRDDITENYKYAEGSLQERQVFLKALQKLKAGRSPGSLRAESQPRSVPLSDSPRSLATPSLQPSDVVQVSLKFQLLDSPDMGQDIRFVLLALNMSPQFKDLRVNLSAQSLLHDGSPLLPFWQDTAYITLCPEEAKTYPCKITYSQYSQYLSTDKLIRISALGEEKNSPEKILVKKIITLAYPSIVINVLGAAVVNQPLSIQVVFSNPLSEQVEDCVLTVEGSGLFRRQQRVLIGVLKPHHRASLTLETIPFKSGQRQIQANLRSNKFKDIKGYTNVYIGL